One uncultured Jannaschia sp. DNA segment encodes these proteins:
- a CDS encoding PaaI family thioesterase: MFADRPEDLASRETVLSMSGLEFMRAIRDGILPQPPIGRTLNYRVTEVEPGRVVFTGAPTFDHTNPLGTVHGGWYGTLLDSCMACAVQTTVPRGRIYTTLEYKVNVTRNLPLGTEIVAEGIVSHAGRSTGVAEGTIRGIADGKLYATGSTTCIIMDGA; the protein is encoded by the coding sequence ATGTTCGCCGACCGCCCCGAGGATCTCGCCTCCCGCGAGACCGTCCTGTCGATGTCCGGCCTCGAATTCATGCGTGCGATCCGCGACGGCATTCTGCCGCAGCCGCCGATCGGCCGGACGCTGAACTACCGCGTGACCGAGGTCGAACCGGGGCGCGTCGTCTTTACCGGCGCTCCGACCTTCGATCACACCAACCCGCTCGGGACGGTGCATGGCGGCTGGTATGGCACGCTGCTCGACAGCTGCATGGCCTGCGCCGTCCAGACGACGGTGCCGCGCGGGCGCATCTACACGACGCTCGAATACAAGGTGAACGTGACGCGCAACCTGCCCCTCGGGACCGAGATCGTGGCCGAGGGCATCGTCAGCCATGCGGGCCGCAGCACGGGCGTGGCCGAGGGCACGATCCGGGGCATCGCCGACGGCAAGCTTTATGCGACCGGTTCGACCACCTGCATCATCATGGACGGCGCATGA
- a CDS encoding gamma-glutamylcyclotransferase: METAPPRFFGYGSLVNRLTHAYPDAAPLTVGGWRRAWRHTPLRPVAFLTAVPDPGTRIDGLTAAVPAGDWLALDDREAAYLRVPLPEGPAIYYIPDGLHGPATDTHPILRSYLDVVVQGYLAEFGPEGVARFFATTDGWDAPIRDDRDAPLYPRTQAVSAEVTALVDGWLGGANASGRGALG; this comes from the coding sequence ATGGAGACCGCCCCGCCCCGTTTCTTCGGCTATGGCAGCCTCGTGAACCGGCTGACCCATGCCTATCCCGACGCGGCCCCGCTGACCGTGGGCGGCTGGCGGCGCGCGTGGCGCCATACGCCCCTGCGGCCCGTCGCGTTCCTGACGGCCGTGCCGGACCCCGGCACGCGGATCGACGGGCTGACGGCGGCGGTCCCGGCGGGCGACTGGCTGGCGCTTGACGACCGCGAGGCGGCCTATCTGCGCGTGCCGCTGCCCGAGGGCCCGGCGATCTATTACATTCCGGACGGGCTGCACGGTCCGGCGACGGACACGCATCCGATTCTGCGATCCTATCTCGACGTCGTGGTGCAGGGATACCTGGCCGAATTCGGCCCCGAGGGCGTGGCGCGGTTCTTCGCGACGACCGACGGGTGGGACGCGCCGATCCGCGACGACCGGGACGCGCCGCTCTATCCCCGCACGCAGGCCGTGTCGGCGGAGGTGACGGCATTGGTCGATGGGTGGCTGGGCGGGGCCAACGCGTCCGGAAGAGGCGCCCTAGGCTAG
- the radC gene encoding DNA repair protein RadC → MVTGPDGRARPHYHGHRARLRDRFLSGGHAAMPEYELLELLLFNAIPRIDVKPLAKRLLAEFGDLNGVVAASERRLLGVEGATDRVYLQLRIAEAFAQRMGQARVLDRCIMSSWSDVVAYCRTTMAHRDTEQFRVLFLDRKNVVIADEAQGEGTVDHVPVYPREIARRALELNASALLLIHNHPSGDPTPSDADIEMTARIEIACRALDIVIHDHMIVGKDREVSFRALGLMEDPAAT, encoded by the coding sequence ATGGTCACCGGGCCGGACGGGCGCGCACGGCCGCATTACCACGGGCACCGCGCCCGCCTGCGCGACCGCTTCCTGTCGGGTGGCCACGCGGCGATGCCGGAATACGAACTGCTCGAGTTGCTCCTCTTCAATGCTATCCCCCGGATCGACGTCAAACCCCTCGCCAAGCGTCTTCTGGCGGAGTTCGGCGATCTCAATGGCGTCGTCGCGGCCTCCGAGCGGCGCCTGCTCGGGGTCGAGGGCGCGACCGACCGGGTCTATCTGCAACTCCGCATCGCCGAAGCCTTCGCACAGCGGATGGGGCAGGCGCGCGTCCTCGACCGCTGCATCATGTCGTCCTGGTCCGATGTCGTCGCCTATTGCCGCACCACGATGGCGCATCGCGACACCGAACAGTTCCGCGTCCTGTTCCTCGACCGCAAGAACGTCGTCATCGCCGACGAAGCGCAGGGCGAGGGCACGGTGGACCACGTCCCCGTCTACCCGCGCGAGATCGCGCGTCGCGCGCTGGAGCTGAATGCCTCGGCGCTGCTGCTCATTCACAACCACCCGTCCGGCGATCCCACCCCGTCCGACGCCGATATCGAGATGACTGCCCGGATCGAGATCGCCTGCCGCGCACTCGACATCGTGATCCACGACCACATGATCGTCGGCAAGGACCGCGAAGTGTCGTTCCGTGCGCTGGGGTTGATGGAGGATCCGGCGGCCACCTGA
- a CDS encoding protein-disulfide reductase DsbD, with the protein MIRRVALLIAALSALALPLRAAESVPALGNQVTATLLTATDGVTGETISAGLRIELAPGWKTYWRSPGEVGLPPELDWSGSVNVADAALAFPAPTRFEAFDIQNFGYEGAVTFPLTIRVADPTAPARLDVAANLLVCAEICIPETLTLTLDLPVGGDMDEGAAAQISEAVARVPGGAETGLSVTSAHLDATALTVMARAETPFAAPDLFPERGPQASFGAPDIRLTDGGRTLWARLPVLSAGEGPLTVTLTDGARAATLDAPLAATAPPPPTGAASLWWMILIAALGGLILNAMPCVLPVLSIKLASALQAQDRAPARIRAGFLAAAAGVLAFFLALAAVVIALRAGGVAVGWGIQFQQPAFLALMIGLMAVFAANMFGWFEIGLGQGAQTRMATAGGPGLGGDFATGAFAAIMATPCSAPFIGTAVTYALTHGPVEIVALFGAMGLGLATPYLLVAARPDLVRRLPRPGRWMGTVRAVLGGLLLLTALWLLSVLWASAGLRVALATALVAAVLLGALALRLRPALTATAGIAALVATALLLPVAPATPVTDGPWQPFDQARIAPAIAAGEVVFVDVTADWCLTCKANKRLVLDSADVAETLSGTVRMRADWTRPDPAIAAYLRDHGRFGIPFNAVYGPRAPEGIALPELLTEAAVLDAIAAAGN; encoded by the coding sequence ATGATCCGCCGCGTCGCCCTCCTCATCGCCGCCCTGTCGGCGCTCGCGTTGCCGCTCCGCGCGGCCGAGTCGGTGCCCGCGCTGGGCAACCAGGTGACGGCGACGCTTCTGACGGCGACCGACGGGGTGACGGGCGAGACGATCTCGGCGGGCCTCCGGATCGAGCTCGCCCCAGGCTGGAAGACCTATTGGCGCAGCCCCGGAGAGGTCGGCCTACCGCCGGAGCTCGACTGGTCCGGCTCGGTGAATGTCGCGGACGCGGCGCTGGCCTTTCCCGCCCCGACCCGGTTCGAGGCGTTCGACATCCAGAATTTCGGCTATGAGGGCGCGGTGACCTTCCCGCTGACCATCCGGGTCGCCGACCCGACGGCGCCGGCGCGGCTGGATGTCGCGGCGAACCTCCTCGTCTGTGCCGAGATCTGCATCCCCGAGACCCTTACCCTGACGCTCGACCTGCCGGTCGGTGGCGACATGGACGAAGGCGCTGCCGCCCAGATCTCCGAGGCCGTGGCCCGCGTGCCCGGCGGCGCGGAGACGGGTCTCTCGGTGACGAGTGCGCATCTCGATGCGACGGCACTTACCGTCATGGCCCGCGCCGAGACCCCCTTCGCGGCGCCCGACCTCTTCCCCGAGCGCGGCCCGCAGGCCAGCTTCGGCGCGCCCGATATCCGTCTCACCGACGGTGGCCGGACGCTCTGGGCCCGGCTGCCCGTCCTGTCCGCGGGCGAGGGGCCGCTCACCGTGACGCTGACCGACGGCGCGCGGGCCGCAACGCTGGACGCGCCGCTGGCCGCCACGGCGCCGCCGCCGCCGACCGGGGCGGCAAGCCTATGGTGGATGATCCTGATCGCCGCGCTGGGCGGGCTGATCCTGAACGCCATGCCCTGCGTTCTTCCGGTCCTGTCGATCAAGCTGGCCTCGGCGCTTCAGGCACAGGACCGCGCTCCCGCGCGCATCCGTGCGGGCTTCCTCGCGGCGGCAGCGGGCGTCCTTGCCTTCTTTCTTGCGCTGGCCGCGGTGGTGATCGCGCTCCGCGCGGGTGGCGTGGCGGTGGGCTGGGGCATCCAGTTCCAGCAGCCCGCCTTCCTTGCGCTGATGATCGGGCTGATGGCGGTCTTCGCGGCCAACATGTTCGGCTGGTTCGAGATCGGTCTGGGGCAGGGCGCGCAGACACGGATGGCGACCGCGGGCGGCCCCGGCCTCGGCGGCGATTTCGCCACCGGCGCCTTTGCCGCCATCATGGCGACGCCCTGTTCGGCCCCCTTCATCGGGACGGCGGTGACCTACGCACTGACCCACGGCCCCGTCGAGATCGTGGCCCTGTTCGGCGCCATGGGACTGGGCCTCGCCACCCCTTATCTCCTCGTCGCGGCCCGCCCCGATCTTGTGCGCCGCCTGCCGCGGCCGGGCCGCTGGATGGGCACGGTTCGCGCGGTGCTGGGCGGTCTGCTTCTGCTGACCGCGCTCTGGCTTCTGTCGGTGCTCTGGGCCTCGGCGGGGTTGCGCGTGGCCCTCGCGACCGCGCTCGTGGCGGCGGTCCTCCTCGGCGCGCTGGCGCTGCGTCTGCGGCCCGCACTGACCGCGACGGCCGGGATCGCGGCGCTGGTCGCGACGGCGCTCCTCCTGCCCGTCGCGCCGGCCACACCCGTCACCGACGGCCCGTGGCAGCCATTCGACCAAGCCCGCATCGCGCCCGCCATCGCCGCGGGCGAGGTGGTCTTCGTCGACGTGACCGCCGACTGGTGCCTCACCTGCAAGGCCAACAAGCGCCTTGTCCTCGACAGCGCGGACGTAGCCGAAACCCTGTCGGGCACGGTGCGGATGCGGGCCGACTGGACGCGGCCCGACCCGGCCATCGCCGCATATCTGCGCGATCACGGCCGCTTCGGCATTCCGTTCAACGCGGTCTACGGACCCCGCGCGCCCGAGGGCATTGCCCTGCCGGAGCTCCTGACCGAGGCCGCCGTCCTTGACGCCATCGCCGCCGCCGGGAACTGA
- a CDS encoding LysR family transcriptional regulator, with the protein MHLEFRHLRTIKAIAECGGLARAADRLNITQSALSHQVKNLEGQIGVELFVRRSKPMTLSPAGQRLLRLAEQVLPQIEAVEQDFAGLKSGRTGRLHIAIECHACFEWLFPVLEQFRRAWPEVDVDIRPGLQFQALPALQKEEVDLVVSSDPEALPGVEFAPLFDYEPVFLASAAHPLAAKPFVEAADFAGETLITYPVDRPRLDVFSQLLTPAGVEPAAIRQVELTAVILLLVASNRGVSVLPDWVVREVRYNSDYVTRPLTATGVTRRLFGAVRSDDAAKPYMAHVLRLMRTEPVKLQRMDALT; encoded by the coding sequence CTGCATCTGGAGTTCCGGCATCTGCGCACGATCAAGGCGATCGCGGAGTGCGGTGGCCTCGCGCGCGCGGCGGATCGGCTGAACATCACCCAGAGCGCGCTCAGCCACCAGGTGAAGAACCTCGAGGGACAGATCGGCGTCGAGTTGTTCGTGCGGCGGTCGAAGCCGATGACGCTGTCGCCCGCGGGCCAACGCCTCTTGCGGCTGGCCGAGCAGGTGCTGCCGCAGATCGAGGCGGTCGAGCAGGATTTCGCGGGACTGAAATCGGGCCGCACCGGGCGGCTGCATATCGCGATCGAGTGCCACGCCTGTTTCGAATGGCTCTTCCCGGTGCTCGAGCAATTCCGACGCGCCTGGCCCGAGGTGGACGTGGACATCCGGCCCGGCCTCCAGTTCCAGGCCCTTCCCGCGCTCCAGAAGGAGGAGGTGGATCTCGTTGTCTCCTCGGACCCCGAGGCGCTGCCCGGCGTCGAGTTCGCGCCGCTCTTCGATTACGAGCCGGTGTTCCTCGCCTCGGCGGCGCACCCCCTGGCGGCGAAGCCCTTCGTCGAGGCGGCGGATTTCGCAGGCGAGACGCTCATCACCTACCCGGTGGATCGGCCGCGGCTCGACGTGTTCAGCCAGCTTCTCACGCCCGCCGGGGTGGAACCGGCGGCGATCCGGCAGGTCGAACTGACGGCGGTGATCCTGCTGCTGGTGGCGTCGAACCGGGGGGTGTCGGTGCTGCCGGACTGGGTCGTGCGCGAAGTCCGCTACAACTCCGACTACGTCACCCGCCCGCTGACGGCGACGGGCGTCACGCGGCGGCTGTTCGGGGCGGTCCGCTCCGACGATGCCGCCAAGCCCTACATGGCTCATGTGCTGCGGCTGATGCGGACGGAGCCGGTGAAGTTGCAGCGGATGGATGCGCTGACCTGA
- a CDS encoding methylenetetrahydrofolate reductase, with product MPTPTVSFEFFPPKSLQGSFRLWDCARTLAPLGPEWVSVTYGAGGTTRELTREAVGALGAEFDLRVAGHLTCVDASRAETMETARGFRKAGVSDIVALRGDPPAGSDGFVPHPDGFSNSVELIEALAADGFTIRVGAYPDRHPEAASDAADVEWLKRKIDAGASEAITQFFFVPETFLRFRDRCVAAGIDAPIVPGLLPVENWSKTRAFAARCGATIPDDLAAAFDVAERDDRAELFAVAQAAELADALVTEGCDHLHFYTLNRPDLTRDVCTALGRTSRAALSRVA from the coding sequence ATGCCCACGCCCACCGTCTCGTTCGAATTCTTCCCGCCGAAGTCGTTGCAGGGCAGCTTCCGGCTCTGGGACTGCGCACGGACGCTGGCGCCGCTGGGTCCCGAATGGGTCAGCGTGACCTACGGCGCGGGCGGCACCACGCGTGAACTGACACGCGAGGCGGTCGGCGCGCTGGGCGCGGAGTTCGACCTGCGCGTCGCGGGTCACTTGACCTGCGTCGATGCCAGCCGCGCCGAGACGATGGAGACCGCGCGCGGCTTCCGGAAGGCGGGCGTGTCGGACATCGTGGCGCTGCGCGGCGATCCCCCCGCGGGGTCTGATGGCTTCGTGCCCCACCCGGACGGCTTCTCCAACTCGGTCGAGCTGATCGAGGCGCTGGCCGCGGACGGCTTCACCATCCGCGTCGGCGCCTATCCCGACCGCCACCCCGAGGCGGCGTCGGACGCGGCCGATGTCGAATGGCTCAAGCGCAAGATCGACGCCGGCGCCTCCGAGGCGATCACCCAATTCTTCTTCGTTCCCGAGACCTTCCTGCGCTTCCGCGACCGCTGCGTCGCCGCCGGCATCGACGCGCCGATCGTGCCCGGCCTCCTGCCGGTCGAGAACTGGTCGAAGACGCGCGCCTTCGCCGCCCGCTGCGGCGCGACGATCCCCGACGATCTGGCCGCGGCCTTCGACGTGGCCGAACGCGACGACCGCGCCGAGCTCTTCGCCGTGGCGCAGGCGGCCGAATTGGCCGACGCGCTGGTCACCGAAGGCTGCGACCACCTCCATTTCTACACGCTGAACCGGCCGGACCTGACGCGCGATGTCTGCACCGCGCTGGGCCGCACGTCCCGCGCCGCCCTCAGCCGGGTGGCCTGA
- a CDS encoding PaaI family thioesterase, whose protein sequence is MSELADRIAASFARQGLMGTLGARLTHIAQGEVRIEAEVRPETAQQHGAGHAGLTFAIADSAAGYAALTTLDPGLEVVTSEFRISLLAPATGRLVATGRVVRGGRRIIAVAADVHGDDGAHVATALGTMVPVKAG, encoded by the coding sequence ATGAGCGAGCTCGCCGACAGGATCGCCGCCAGCTTCGCGCGGCAGGGCCTGATGGGGACGCTGGGCGCGCGACTGACCCATATCGCGCAAGGCGAGGTCCGGATCGAGGCCGAGGTGCGCCCCGAGACCGCGCAGCAGCACGGGGCGGGACATGCGGGCCTGACCTTCGCGATCGCGGATTCGGCGGCGGGCTATGCCGCGCTGACGACGCTCGATCCCGGGTTGGAGGTCGTCACGTCGGAGTTCCGCATCTCGCTTCTGGCCCCGGCGACCGGGCGGCTCGTAGCGACCGGGCGGGTCGTGCGGGGCGGACGCCGCATCATCGCGGTCGCGGCGGATGTGCATGGCGACGACGGCGCGCATGTGGCCACAGCGCTCGGGACGATGGTGCCGGTCAAGGCGGGCTGA
- a CDS encoding DsbA family protein, with protein MRPLTLTMTATALALLTALPAAADRSDAEIKALVLEAIRENPEIVMEAVGLIQAEEAEAAAAAAQAALDDGRGALEADPNAPVLGNPDGDVTVVEFFDYNCPYCRRAGDEVKQVLALDEDVRVVMREWPILGEASVFAARAALAAREQDAYDRMHEALMSAPGRLDEDSVMRIAAELELDTDRLRSDMEGEAVQAHIDQSMRLAQSLGFSGTPSFVIGDQTAPGLVEAAQMLDMIDAVRDGG; from the coding sequence ATGCGCCCCCTGACCCTTACGATGACGGCCACCGCCCTTGCGCTTCTGACGGCCCTTCCCGCCGCCGCCGACCGCAGCGATGCCGAGATCAAGGCCCTCGTGCTCGAGGCGATCCGCGAGAACCCGGAGATCGTGATGGAGGCCGTCGGCCTGATCCAGGCCGAGGAGGCCGAGGCCGCCGCTGCCGCCGCCCAGGCGGCGTTGGACGACGGGCGCGGCGCGCTCGAAGCCGATCCGAATGCGCCGGTGCTCGGCAATCCCGATGGCGACGTCACCGTCGTGGAATTCTTCGACTACAACTGCCCCTATTGCCGCCGCGCGGGTGACGAGGTGAAGCAGGTGCTGGCGCTCGACGAGGATGTGCGCGTGGTGATGCGGGAATGGCCGATCCTCGGCGAAGCGTCGGTCTTCGCGGCCCGCGCCGCCCTCGCCGCCCGCGAGCAAGATGCCTACGACCGGATGCACGAGGCGCTGATGAGCGCGCCGGGCCGTCTGGACGAGGACAGCGTGATGCGCATCGCCGCCGAACTGGAGCTCGACACCGACCGGCTGCGGTCGGACATGGAGGGCGAGGCGGTACAGGCGCATATCGACCAGTCGATGCGGCTGGCCCAGAGCCTCGGGTTCTCGGGCACGCCGAGCTTCGTCATCGGCGACCAGACGGCGCCGGGCCTCGTAGAGGCGGCGCAGATGCTGGACATGATCGACGCGGTGCGCGACGGGGGCTGA
- a CDS encoding inositol monophosphatase family protein codes for MQGSANLNVMIKAARKAGRSLVKDFREVENLQVSRKGPGDFVTRADRAAEEIIREDLTEARPNYGWLGEESDPVEGKDPTRRWIVDPLDGTTNFLHGMPHWAVSIALEHKGEVVTAVVYDPAKDELFWAEKGAGAWLDGKVRLRVSGRSTMADCVFATGLPFASNRYLPATLKDLGRLLPACAGVRRWGAASLDLAYVAAGRYDGYWERGLKPWDIAAGILIVREAGGMVEPIRSDQTLLEDGHVIAASGSIFDKLAGTLRERD; via the coding sequence ATGCAGGGCAGCGCCAATCTCAACGTGATGATCAAGGCCGCCCGCAAGGCGGGTCGCAGCCTCGTGAAAGACTTCCGCGAGGTCGAGAACCTGCAGGTCAGCCGCAAGGGCCCAGGCGATTTCGTGACCCGCGCCGACCGCGCGGCCGAAGAGATCATCCGCGAGGACCTGACCGAGGCCCGGCCGAACTACGGCTGGCTCGGCGAGGAGAGCGATCCCGTCGAGGGCAAGGACCCGACGCGGCGCTGGATCGTGGACCCGCTGGACGGGACGACGAACTTCCTGCACGGGATGCCCCATTGGGCGGTATCGATCGCGCTGGAGCACAAGGGCGAGGTGGTCACGGCCGTCGTCTACGACCCGGCCAAGGACGAGCTTTTCTGGGCCGAGAAGGGCGCGGGCGCCTGGCTCGACGGCAAGGTGCGGCTGCGGGTGTCGGGGCGCAGCACGATGGCCGATTGCGTCTTCGCGACGGGCCTGCCCTTCGCGTCAAACCGCTACCTCCCGGCGACCCTCAAGGATCTCGGACGCCTGCTGCCGGCCTGCGCGGGCGTGCGTCGCTGGGGGGCCGCGTCGCTCGACCTCGCCTATGTCGCCGCCGGTCGCTACGATGGCTACTGGGAGCGGGGGCTGAAGCCGTGGGACATCGCGGCGGGCATCCTGATCGTGCGCGAGGCGGGCGGCATGGTCGAGCCGATCCGCAGCGACCAGACGCTTCTGGAGGACGGGCATGTCATCGCCGCCTCCGGGTCGATCTTCGACAAGCTCGCTGGAACCCTGCGCGAGCGCGACTGA